tatttaaacaagggaaaagaatggaaaagaacATAATgtaatggaattaagtaaccttgattggatgttttaaaataaaggaatggaaatgaatggaatgtaagtaattttgtttggaaGTAACATAGAGGctttgtttgggagttcataaaggaatggaatggaatgatcataagggaatgaaaaGGAATAGAATTTATTTAAACaagagaaaagaatgaaaaagaatgaaatggaatgaaatgaaattcaagtaactttttttatttatttgtggaaTTAAAGTAACCTTGattagatgttttaaaataaaggaatggaaatgaatggaatgtaagtaatcttttTTGGGAGTAATAtagagggaatgaaatgaaatcatattatgacaatattactattagactccTATTTCAAAATAAAGGTTTGAATATATAAGgatattttgggagttttagtaaaaaattcattaaatctaatttcattccctttcattcctcccaatttcgggggaATGAAAAATTGAGGTTTTAAGAGAATAGATTGGAATGAGTATTCCCTTTTACCCATTGCATTTCCTCCTacttaaactctcaaacaagagAATAAACTTTTCATtctctccattaaaactcctaaacaaagaaatggaagaatattctaaaattatttttttcattcatttccatttcattccattctcttCTCCCAAAAGAGGCCAGAAGGAATggaataaaatcattttatgacaatattactattagacttcttttttaaaataaaatgttaaatatatagggctattttgggagttttaataaaaaattcattaaatctaattctaTTCCCTCTCATTCCTTCTAATTTTGggggaataaaaatttgagatcttaagggaatagagagaaATGAGTGTTCCCTCTTACTCATTacattccctcccacttaaattCCCAAACAAGATAATAAACTTTCCTCTATTAAACCTCTCAATTAAGGAAATAGAAGAATactataaaattattcttttcattctattccaatccctcctcccaaacgagaacttagaatgaaaaaaattgtaatttgccaatcatttttaaaatgggGGCTCTATATATCTATGAATAATGTTatagacacaaactattttacaacatttttataaattgctgatgtggctttagtaatttttaaataattattgataaacataaatgtgatgttagtagcGGACCCatattaaaactaataataacttgccacatcaataatttataaaaatattgtgaaataatttgtgaCTGTAGCATTATTCTATATCTATTTACCTTTCACCATTCACCATTTCACCAAGCAACTCACCAAAAATCTCTTCGCGGCGCCTAGAGCCGAATAGAAGCATCCAGAACACATTTAGACCgcacttaaaacttaaaaatgagattaaaaaaaaaattaaaactaattaattaaaactaaaatcacTCTAAAACCCTTTATATATACTCCGCACATCAATCCTACGTTTTCTTCTATTCCGCATTtcctctgtttctctctctctctctctcgctgtTTGTCTCTTCGTGTGTCACTGTAACCTTAAAGCCGTTAAGATGAGGTATGTTTCTTCACGCTCTATGCAATCGTTTAATCTGTAGCATTTTTattcatcatttaaaaaaaatatatatatatattaaggttatAGAAACCCTAAGCTTCGATGTTTCCTAGGTTGTTTGTgtttctgtttggttactgagaaagAAAAGCTTGAACAATTTTTAAGTTTAGGTttaccttttttaaaaaaaaaaaaaaaaaaaaaattgacagttGACTGAGCTAAACTGCTAAACCAGGTGGTTGTAGACTTGTACTAGGCTCccttggatttttatttttggcttatCTTATTTGGGAAAACAAACAGAAGTTAGGGTTTGAGTTAAGTTGATTGATTAGGGAATGGTTTCATTTTCTATCACTATTTTTATTACTGAGAAAATGAATGGCAATGAAAACCAAACGAGTTTCCGAGTTTCGTGCTGTTTTCTAGGAGTTTTGTAtggcatgtatatatatatatatatatatatatattcttggaAACCAGACGGAGGGTTAGGGTTTAAGATTGTTTTATAAGCTCAGGGTAGGTtccctctgtgtgtgtgtgggggggtcCTACAGTTGTGGGGGACTAAAGACTGAGAGGGATAATGTATATATCTGATACACAAGATATCTTCTCGTGCTAGGTTCCataattgattttattgcatGATGAGCGCACGGGTGAAATGCGTTTGTTTTCTTCTCGTTGATTTGTTGTATGCAGAAGTTACTGTAAATTGCTGCATTGATGCTTAGAATTATGATATTGCTTTTGttctaaattaattttgtagTGTTGTTATATTTGATTGTAAGTTTTAATTAGAAGGCTGTGTggttgtttggttatttttttattcagctAAATGCTAAGGATTGAACAGAGCGTTGATCATCCAATCCCTATGATGATTTCATGAACAACAAGCTTTATAGTTTGGCATTGTTCTATTATCTGTGTTAATTGACTTATTTATGTTGGAAGTGTTGATTCTAATggtaaaaatcattttaataaattggactctgttatgttttaaaatttttggtcaAAATACAATGTTACTCCCCAAACTTTAGCCCATGAATGATTTTAGTTCCTGAAGTTTAAAGTGCTTGTTATTAGTTCCTAACAAACTTAAAGTgatcacttttagtccctatggAGTGATAAATTGtcagtttttagtttgattACATCAACTAAGGGACTAAAATTGATCATTTTAAATTTCTGGAACCAGTAATATATTtaagccaaaaaaatttgagagtaAAATCTCATCATGGCACGAGAGCTAATATGACCTATCTATagatttaagaaaaagaaaggagcaaTAGTTTAGAACTAATATTTCATTAAGCTTACAGCTTGCTCTTTCTGTCTTGTTGTTGCTTTTAAGTGTTTTGATATGTCAGCTAGAATTTGATAAAAAGatattggaatttttttctctttctttgaccTCTTCTTCGTTCACAATACAATACTTCTGATTCCACAACCATCAGTATAGTCAAGGTGTTCTGATTTGTAGTGATTGGTGAAACTAGGTTATGTGTGCTTGTATCTACAACAGATGAAAGGAAATGGAATTGCTAACTGACAAGTCTATGCAAAGATTGTATATTCAAGAACATGGTGACTGCAGAGTTGAAGTATGTTTAGAATGGCAGATGTTGAAGACTAGACTAATTGTGTCTGTATAATAAATGAGTTTTTCTATAAAACTCTTTCTTGTCCTAACTTCTTTTCAATTTCCAAATTTCAGTCGTCATCCTACCGTGAAATGGGCCCAGAGTTCTGATAAGCTTTTCATTACGATTGACTTGCCGGATGCCCAGGATGTGAAGCTTAAACTGGAGCCTGAaggaaaatttttcttctctgcTACCACTGGAGCAGAAAAGATACCTTATGAAGTTGACATAGATCTGTATGATAAAGTTGATGTAAATGTATGACACAAATCATAATAATCTCTCCTTTTTATTGTTACATCCTTTTGAACAACATTTGTATTAACATGACATTCTGCAGGAGAGCAAGGCTAGCATTGGCTTGAGAAATATCTGCTACCTTGTGAAAAAGGCTGAGAACAGGTGGTGGAGCAGATTGTTGAAGCAGGAAGGAAAACCTCCTGTTTTTTTGAAAGTTGATTGGGATAAATGGGTTGATGAAGATGAGGAGGAGCCAGAAAATAAATGTGAGTCTCTTTTTGTTACTTTATGGTTTGTTGTTCATAccgttgatttttattttattttttcccttggctattataattgatttgttACTCTAAATTGTCATCTTGTTTTCCAGTGGGATCTGATACGGACTTTGGCGACTTCGATTTTTCAGTAAGTCCTGATATTATCACTTAAATATTGTTTCATtgtatttatttagttagttatgCATTCTACTTGTGCCCTTTTATTTCAGAACCTGAACATGGGTGGTGGTCAAGGCTTTGACGCTGACGCTTCAGGCAAGGATGATGGTAAGTTTAATAATCCAGGCATATACAGTAATCCTCTCCTGCAGAATTTCTCTGTTGGAActggatttgaattttgatctCCTTtgttcaaataaaaatgatctCAAGTGTCTTCTATTACCTGCAGAAATTGATGATGATAGTGACACGGAGGAGGAACCATCTGCTGGTGGTGAGCCTGATGCAGAAGATTCTCATGGTGTTGAAACTGGTGGCAAGCCTGATGCAAGAGCTTGAATCTCTGTTTGATGTGTTTTGCACGGCTAAGCTGAT
This DNA window, taken from Quercus robur chromosome 2, dhQueRobu3.1, whole genome shotgun sequence, encodes the following:
- the LOC126713560 gene encoding co-chaperone protein p23-1-like isoform X2 → MSRHPTVKWAQSSDKLFITIDLPDAQDVKLKLEPEGKFFFSATTGAEKIPYEVDIDLYDKVDVNESKASIGLRNICYLVKKAENRWWSRLLKQEGKPPVFLKVDWDKWVDEDEEEPENKLGSDTDFGDFDFSNLNMGGGQGFDADASGKDDEIDDDSDTEEEPSAGGEPDAEDSHGVETGGKPDARA
- the LOC126713560 gene encoding co-chaperone protein p23-1-like isoform X1; amino-acid sequence: MVTAELNRHPTVKWAQSSDKLFITIDLPDAQDVKLKLEPEGKFFFSATTGAEKIPYEVDIDLYDKVDVNESKASIGLRNICYLVKKAENRWWSRLLKQEGKPPVFLKVDWDKWVDEDEEEPENKLGSDTDFGDFDFSNLNMGGGQGFDADASGKDDEIDDDSDTEEEPSAGGEPDAEDSHGVETGGKPDARA